The sequence below is a genomic window from Streptomyces sp. B21-105.
CACCGGCTGGATACGCGGGGAGTGCGGCTGGTCGTACGGGGACGGCCCCGGGCCCTGCGGCCCCTGAGGCGCGTACGGCCGTTGCTGGCTGGGCGCGGAGGGGAAGTCGTAACGGTTCGGGTTCTGGGAACCGTCGTTCTGGCCCTGGGCAGGACCGTACGACCAGTTGCCCGAATGCGAACCGCCTGGGGGTGTTGCCACTCTCTCTCCTCCTCCGACTGTGCCCTGGCACCCATCACGTGGAGCCGCGTCCCGAAACACTACGGCCTCGGGACGCCAAAACGCACCGTCCGTTTGTTAGTTGAGAAGGCTCCCTTGGAGCTCCGCTCGAAGATCGGGCGTCAGGACCGAACCGGCTCGGTCCACCAGGAGGGCCATCTCGTACCCGATGAGGCCGATGTCCGCCTCGGGGTGTGCGAGCACCGCGAGCGAGGAACCGTCGGACACGGACATGATGAACAGGAATCCCCGCTCCATCTCCACAACCGTCTGGTTCACGCTGCCTCCCTCGAAGATCCGGGAAGCGCCTGCCGTCAGGGACGTCAGACCTGAGGCGACGGCCGCGAGCTGGTCGGCACGGTCGCGGGGGAAGCCTTCGGACATCGCCAGAAGGAGTCCGTCGGCGGAGACCACCACCGTGTGGGACACCCCCGGGGTGTTGTCCACGAAGTTGGTGATCAACCAGTTCAGGTTCTGTGCCGCCTGGCTCATCGGGCTCACACTAACGCTCCTGGTTGTAGGTGCTGTCAGGCCCACCGTGAAGATTCCCAGTGGCCTGGCCGTTCGTTTCACTGCTTCCTGCGTTGCGTCCGCGCTGGACGCCGCGACGCAGGTTGCTCAACCTGCCTCGGACGTCCTCCGGGGCGCGGGAGACCTGTGGGCCTCCCTGGGGGGTGCTCTCGGCGGCGCCTTCGATGAGGTTGGCCTTGGGCACCCGCCGCGGCAGACCGGAGGAGGTGACCCCGCCCGCCTTGGGCTTCTTCAGAGCGGAGGCCTGCTGCCAGCGCTCGTCGTTCGCCGACCGCCAGGTGTCGCCGCCGCCGTTGCTCTCCGAAGAGGAGGCCGGCGCTTCCTGCTTCGTGGCGGGCCGTGCGCCGTTCGGACCGCTTGCGGTGGATCCGCGGCGGGGCAGACCGGCTTCGGTCAGCGCGTGGGAGGCGGCGGGGGTCGATCCCGGACGATCGAAGCCTACGCGGTTCTGCTCACCCGCGTCAGCGGCCTGCGTGGATTCCGCTTCGGGAGCGTACTGGTCCGGGTAGCCGTTCTGGTAACCGTTGCCGTGACCGTTCTGCTGCGGCCAGTCGTCCTGGTAGGACTGCTGCTCCTCGTACGGCGAGAAGCCTTCGGACGCGGCCGGTTCGGCAGCCGTTCGCTCCTCCTGGACGGGCTCCGCATACGCGGGGTCCGGGTAACCGCCGTTCGAAGAGAACCCGTCGCCCTGCGGCAGGCCGTTCCGCGGGGCGAAGGAGTCGCCCTGCGAGGCGAAGGAGTCGCCCTGCGGCGTCCCGCCGTTCGGCGGGAAGTACGGGTCGTCGTACGCCGGGCGCGGCTGCTCCTGGTACGCCGTCTGCTGGTCGAACGAGGCGGGCTGCTCGGCGTAGCCGGTCGCACCGTTGTCGTAGTGGCCCTGGGCGCCGCTGCGGGCCGGGTCGTAACCGCCCTGTCCGGCTTCGTAGCCCTGCTGTCCCTGGCCGGCGTCGTAGTTCTCGCCGTAGGGGGAGACCTCGGCGGACCGGTGCGGCTGCGCGGACTGCTGGTCCGGCTGGCCCGACTGGGACTCCAGGGCCGCGCGGCGCTCCTCGCGCATCAGGGACCGGCCCACCGGGTCCAGGTCGCGGATGTCGTCGGGGACCTCGTAGCGGCTGTCGTCGAAGCCGAGCTCGGCGGCGGTGCGCATCGGCAGACCGTTGCTGAAGTCCTCGCCGGCGCCGTAGTTCTGCTCCGGGATGATCTGCGAGACGGTGAACTCGTCGCGGTCCGGCTGGTGCTGCTGTTCGCCGCCGCCGCCGTGGGTGATCGCGTCGGGCAGCATGACCAGCGAGGTGGTGCCGGCCTGCTCGCCCGAGGGCCGCAGCTGGACGCGGATGCCGTGCCGGTCGGACAGTCGGCCGACCACGAACAGGCCCATACGCTGGGAGATCGCGGCGTCCACGGTCGGCGGGTTGGCCAGTTTGTGGTTGATGTCCGCGAAGTCCTCGGCGGTCAGGCCGATGCCCTTGTCATGGATCTCGATCATCACGCGGCCGTCCGGAAGACGGGTGGCCGTCACGCGGACCTTGGTCTGCGGGGAGGAGAACGTGGTGGCGTTCTCCAGCAGCTCGGCGAGCAGGTGCACGAGGTCGGTCACGGCACGGCCGTGGATCTCGGCCTCCGGGACGCCCGACAGCTCGATGCGCTCGTACTGCTCCACCTCGGAGGAGGCGGCGCGCAGCACGTCGACCAGCGGGACCGGCTGGTCCCAGCGACGGCCGGGCTCCTCGCCCGCGAGGACCAGCAGGTTCTCGCCGTTGCGGCGCATACGGGTCGCGAGGTGGTCCAGGCGGAAGAGGTTCTCCAGCTGGTCCGGGTCGGCCTCGTTGTTCTCCAGGTCGGTGATCAGGGTCAGCTGGCCCTCGATCAGCGACTGGTTGCGGCGCGAGAGGTTGGTGAAGATCGCGTTGATGTTGCCCCGCAGCAGGGCCTGCTCGGCGGCGAGCCGGACGGCCTCACGGTGGACCTGGTCGAAGGCACGGGCGACCTCGCCGATCTCGTCCGTGGTGGTGATCGGGATCGGGGCGACCCGGGTGTCGACCCGGCCGGGGTCGGTGCGGGAGAGCTGGTCGACGAGCATCGGCAGCCGCTGTTCGGCGATGCCGAAGGCGGCGTTGCGCAGCTGGCGCATCGAGCGGCTCATCTGGCGGGCCACCGCACCGGCGAGGATGAACGCCAGGAGCAGGGCGACGACCACGGCGGCGCCGGTGATGATCGCGGAGGTCTTGGCGTCCGCCGCGATGTCCGACGCCTCGGACACGGCCGTGTCGGTCAGGTCCGACTCGATCTGCCGGTAGGCCTCGTACTTCAGCGTGGTGACCGCCCACCAGTTCTCTATGCTGATGCCCTTTTCGGCGAGGGCGGCGCGCTCGGCGCCGTCCCTGCTCCGCATCGTGGAGATGGCGACGACCATGGTCGTCGGGTTGGCGGGCGGCGGAACGTAGTCCGGGTTCTTCTGCTTCGCCTCGGCGGCCTGCGCGGCGCCGTCGCTCTTGATCTTCGCCTCGGCGTCCTGCAGCTTCTGCGCGTCGGCCTCGGTGCCGCCGCCGACGTACTCCTCGATGGCGATGCCCTCGAGGTAGGCGTAGGAGGAGAGGGAGACCTTCTGCTTGGCGAAGTCGTCGTCCCGCGGGCCCGGCTTGATCAGCAGGTGCATGCCGATCGAGCGTTCCAGCGACATCGCGGCCTTGGTCAGCGAGATCGCGTAGACGGTGCGGCCGTAGGAAGTGATGTTGCCGGTGCCCAGACCGAGCTCGTTGGAGAACTCCATCAGGGGGTGCGCGATCGCTGTGTAGCCCTCTTCGGTCTGTACGCCCGACAGTTTGGAGGTGTAGGCGGCCGCGCGCAGCGGCGCCAGCTTCGTCTCCGCGTCGCGGAACAGCTTCAGCCGGCGCTCCAGACCGGCCTTCGCCGGCATGTTCTTCGCGGCCTCGTCGAAGGCGTTGGCCGCGTCGTCGGTGACCTTGCGGGCCGCGGTGACCGTCGCGTCGTCCTGTTTGCCGGCGAGCAGGGGCGCGGCCGAGATGTCGCGCTCCTTGTAGATGGCGTCGCCGTAGCTGAGCGAGGCCCGCACCAGACGCGCGGTGTTCTCCGCGTCCTCGGCCTCCTGCCAGGTGTCGATCGAGCTCTTCACCTGGAAGCCGCCCATGACCAGGCCGACCACCACGGGTATGAGCAGAATCGCGTTCAGCCGGGTCGGCACCCGCCAGTTGCGCGGGGAGAGCCGGCTGCCGCCTCTGGCGGACGCGGCCGTCGGCTCCGAGCCGGGCACATGGGCGGGCGCCGCTCCGCGCGGCGGCGGCGTGAAGTTGCCCCGGGCCGCAGGCTCGGGACTTTTCTTGCTTCGCCTCACTCGACCAACAACCTCTCGGCGGTCGGCACCTTCGTCGTGCCGCTGTGTCTCAGAGCCCGGTCAGCCATCGACCATGAGTACGTCATTGACTATTGGGCAGTTCAGGCATTCCAGCATGACGACCAGTCCTCTTCCAAACATGGAAGGGAGAGGGTTCGACGTGATGTAAACCCCAGATAAAACGGTCAAAAAGAACGAGCCCCGCCAAAAGACGGGGCCTTCATGCGCACAGTGAGACCGAGCGACCGCGACGCGTGGCGGGACAGGTCGATTCCTCTGCCGAAACGTTATGAACACCGGAGCCGACCGTGTCAAAGCCCACAGCCGGCTCCAGAGCGCCTACGGCAACTGCTGTACGTCGCCTAATGCTTGAAAGTTACCGCAGTCGTGCCATCAGCGCATGCTCGACCAGGGTGATCAGCGCGCTCTTGGCGTCCGAGCGGTGCCGGGCGTCCGTCGTGATGATGGGGGTGTCCGGGCCGATCTGCAGCGCCTCGCGCACCTCTTCGGGCTGGTAGGGCTGCTGCCCGTCGAAGCCGTTGAGCGCGACCACGAACGGCAGACCGCTGTTCTCGAAGTAGTCGACCGCGGGGAAGCAGTCGGCGAGGCGCCGCGTGTCCACCAGCACCACCGCGCCGATCGCACCGCGCACCAGGTCGTCCCACATGAACCAGAACCGGTCCTGGCCCGGCGTGCCGAACAGGTAGAGGATCAGGTCCTGGTCGAGCGTGATGCGGCCGAAGTCCATGGCCACCGTGGTGGTGGTCTTGTCCCCGGTGTGGGTCAGGTCGTCGATGCCCGCCGAAGCGGACGTCATCACGGCCTCCGTGCGCAGCGGGTTGATCTCGGAGACGGCGCCCACGAACGTGGTCTTGCCCACGCCGAAGCCACCCGCCACCACGATCTTCGCGGAGGTGGTGGCCCGGCCTCCGTCAGAGCTTGCGAAGTCCACTGAGCACCCTTTCGAGCAGCGTCACGTCAGGTGCGCCACCGTTGTTCTCGTCGCCGCCCGGCTGGTGGATGGCCACCAGTCCGGCCTCGGCGAGGTCCGCGACGAGGATCCGCGCCACACCCAGCGGCATGGCCAGCAGCGCCGAGACCTCGGCGACCGACTTCACCTCGCGGCACAGGTGACAGATCCGCTGGTGCTCCGGGAGCAGCCCCATGAGCGCTGCCGGGTCGGCCGTGGTGCTGATCAGCGCCTCGATGGCGAGCTGGTAGCGCGGCCTGGTCCGGCCACCGGTCATCGCGTACGGACGCACCAGCGGCTGGTCGCCCTCATCGCCGTACGGCTCCGCGTACGGATCATGATGGGCGGTGGGCGGGGTCATGGATCCTCCGGGCGGGACAGCAATTTAGGTTTGTCGTGCCGTCCGTCGAGGCCGGTGGGGGGAATTGTGTCGGCCGGACGGTGGTTTCGTGAGGCGGGTGGTACTCGGGCGGGTCAGTGGAGCAGACTGCCCTGGAGCTCGGCGCGGAGGTCGGGCGTGAGGACCGCGCCCGCTCGGTCGACGAGCAGTGCCATCTCGTAGCCGACGAGGCCGATGTCGCACTCCGGGTGCGCGAGCACGGCCAGCGACGACCCGTCCGAGACGGACATGAGGAAGAGGAATCCCCGCTCCATCTCGACGACCGTCTGGGCCACGTTGCCGCCTTCGAAGATCCGGGAGGCCCCGGCCGTGAGTGAGGTCAGCCCCGAGGCGACGGCCGCCAGCTGATCGGCACGGTCGCGGGGGAAGCCCTCGGACATGGCCAGCAGGAGCCCGTCGGCGGACACCACGACGGTGTGGGACACCCCAGGGGTGTTGTCCACGAAGTTGGTGATCAACCAGTTCAGGTTCTGTGCTGCCTGGCTCATCTGGCTCAACTAACGCTCCTGCTGGTGAGTGGGGCTCGGGAAACTGCCGGTCGAGCCGTTGCCGGCCTGACGACCCTGCGCGATGCCCCGACGGAGATTGGTCAGCCGGCCGCGAACGTCGTCAGGCGTACGCGAGACCTGCGGACCGGTCTGGTGCTGTTGCTGCTGAGCCGTGCCCGGGACGAGGTTCGCCCGGGGCACCCGGCGCGGCAGACCGGAGGTGGTGACGCCGCCCGCGGCAGGCTGCCTGACCCGCTCGGCCTGACGGACGAGTTCGTCGTTGGGCGAGGTCCGCCAGGAGGCGGGGCCGGCGGCCGGGCGCTGCGAAGCGGCCGGGGCCTGCGGCTGCTGTTCCTGCTGCGGAGCCGGGGACGGCGCCGCACCGCTCGCCTGCTGACCGTGGAACCAGTTGGTCTCCAGCGTGTCGTACAGCGGGGTGCGGCCGTCGCCGGGACCCGCGGCCGGCGGCAGCGCCTCCGGCTCAGGGCGCCCGGCCGGACGCTGCGGGACCGGCTGGTGCGCTGCTCCGTAGCCGTTCGACTGCGGAGCGGGGAACTGGCCGGTGGACGAGGGGTCCTGGCGGCCGGGAAGGGAGTGCTGCCCGGTGGAGGAGCCGTCGTAGCCGGGGGAGGCGAACTGGCCCGTGGAGCCGTTGTCGTAGCCCTGCGGTGCGAAGTGGTCGGGCGTCGCCGGGGCGTTCTGGCCGCCGGGGGCGCCGAAGACGTCGGAGCGGGTGTAGCCGTTGTCGCCCGGACGGCCGCCCGCGCCGGGGCGCTCGAACTGGCCGGTGTCCGGACGCTGGAACCGACCGGTGTCCTGCGGGTTGCCCACGGCCGGGAACTGGCCCGTGTTCTGCGGACCGTTCGCCGCGGGCCGGCCGAAGTCGGCGGCTCGGTCGAAGTCGGCAGGCCGGCCGAAGTCGGCGGGACGGCTGAAGTCGGCGGGACCGCCCTGGCCCTGACGCTCGTCGGTCCGCGGCACCGCGGGTATCTCGGCGGTGGCGCCGGGACCCTGCCGGTCGTCGATGCGCGGCATGCGCGAGGTCTGCGCGACGTCCGGCTCCTCGTGGCCGCGCGGGGCGTCCAGCGGGGTGCGCGGCACGGGCGGCCGGGCGTTCTCGTCGCCCCAGCTGGTCACGCGCGGCTGCGGGTTGCCGCCCGGCAGCTCGGCGCGCGGACCGCCGCGCGGCGGCAACTGCGGCTGACGGCCGCGGCCGCCCTGCTCGGCGTTGTCGGGGCGCTGCTGCGGCGGACGTCCGCCGAACATGTCCATGCCCTGCGTGCTGCCGTTGGCCGCCTGCCGGCCCTGCGGCGCACCCGGCGCCTGGCCGCCGAAGCCGGCGCCGGCCGGAGCCGGACGGCCCTGCGGCGGTGCGGCCGGCGGCTGCTGGGGACCGCGCGGCGGCTGTCCGCCGGGACGGCCACCGCCGTCCCTGCCGGGCAGTGCGGCCCGGGGACCCTGACCGCCGGCGAGCCGGCCGCCCGCGCCGGGACCGGCGCCGAGGGCGCCGCCCTGGCGACGCGCGGCGGCGACGCCGGCCGCGGCCTGCGCGGCGGCGGGACCGCCCGCGACACCGCCCTGACCGGGCTTGGGCTGGGGCTTGTTGCCGCCCTGGGCGACGTCCACGGGCAGCATGACCAGCGCGGTCGTGCCACCGGAGTCGGAGGGGCGCAGCTGGATGCGGATGCCGTGCCGCTGCGACAGACGACCGACCACGAACAGACCCATGCGGCGGGAGACCGACACGTCCACGGTGGGCGGCGAGGCGAGTCGCTCGTTGATCGCGGCGAGGTCCTCGGGGGAGAGGCCGATGCCGGTGTCGTGGATCTCGATCAGCACGCGGCCGTCGGGCAGCGCGTGACCGGTGACCTTGACCTTGGTCTGCGGGGAGGAGAACGAGGTGGCGTTCTCCAGCAGCTCGGCGAGCAGGTGCACGAGGTCGTTGACGACCCGGCCGGCCACTTCGGTGGTCGGCACCGAGGAGAGCTCGATGCGCTCGTACTGCTCCACCTCGGAGGCTGCGGCGCGCAGCACGTCGACCAGCGGGACCGGACGGGTCCAGCGGCGGCCGGGCTCCTCACCCGCGAGGACGAGGAGGTTCTCACCGTTACGGCGCATGCGGGTCGCGAGGTGGTCGAGCTTGAAGAGCGAGGACAGCTGGTCCGGGTCGGCCTCGCGGGACTCCAGTTCGGAGATGAGCGAGAGCTGACGCTGGATGAGGCCCTGGGACCGGCGCGAGAGGTTGGTGAACATCGCGTTGACGTTGCCCCGCAGCAGGGCCTGCTCGGCAGCGAGGCGGACCGCCTCGCGGTGCACGTCGTCGAAGGCCGCGGCCACCTGGCCGATCTCGTCCCGGGAGTGCACACCGACCGACTCCACGGACGTGTCGACGTCCTGCGGGTCGGACTCGGACAGCTGCTTGACCAGTTCGGGCAGCCGGTCCTGGGCGACCTTGGTGGCGGTCTCCTGAAGGCGGCGCAGCGAGCGGATCATGGACCGGGCGACGACGAACGCGCCGACCAGCGAGACGCCCAGCACGAGCAGGATCAGCGCACCGGAGATGATCGCCTCGCGCTCGGACTCGGCGCGCAGCTCACGCGCCTTCTGCTCCATGTCCTCGAGCAGCCCGTGCTCGATGTTGGCCATCTGCGCGATCTTGGTCGAGCTGTCGTCGATCCAGTCCTTGTACGACCGCTTGTCCTGCGACTGCAGACCGGTGTCCGAGCTCAGCGCCCGGTTGGCGTAGGTGTCGGCCTCTTCGATGACCGGGTTGCCCCGCTCGATCGGCCGCAGCAGCTCGTCGGCGCCGTCGTTGCCGTAGATGCTGCGGAAGCTCGCGAGTTCGGAGTCCTCGTTCTGGAGGGCGGCCTCGGCGTACTGCCGGTCGTTCTCGGAGAGGTCGCCGTAGACGGTGTTCTGCACCGGCAGCGCCGAGGCGAGCACGGCGCGCTGGACGGAGGCGTACTCCTTGGCCGCGGAGAAGGCGGACAGGGCGCGGGTGCGCTGGATCATCTCCGGGTTGCTGGTGGCCTGCGCCATGTCCTGCGACAGGTCCAGCAGGCTGGTGATGAGCCGGTGGTAGGCCTCGACCGTCTGGGTGGAGTTCTTCGGCTCCGAGTAGGCGGTCGACCGGATCTTGGCCAGGTTGCCGAGGTCGCTGAGAAGGCCCACGAGGCTGTCGCGGACACCCTGCAGGTTGCCGTCCGTACTGGCGGCGTCGATCTCCTCCGAGGCGTCCTGGAAGTCGGTCACCGCCCGGTCGGTCTTCTCCCGGTAGCCCGTGATGCCGAAGTCGGTCGCCTTGGTGCCGTGCGACAGCGGACCGGCGGAGTGGTCGCGCTCGTTCTGCAGCTGGACGGCCAGCTCGGTGGCCTGCTTGGTCATGTCCGTCAGCAGCTTCATGTTGTCGAGCTGCTTGATGTCGTCCATGGACTGGTCGATGCGCAGCGCGCCCAGCGTGGTCGCGGCGACCACCGGCAGGGTCAGCAGCGCCACCAGACGCGTGGAGATGCGCCAGTTGCGCAGGGCCACCCGAGGACCGGGACCGCCGGCCGGCGGCTTGGCCGTCGGAGTCGGGGGAAGGGGACTCGACGACGCGGACGAGCCGGGGCGCCCGTGGCGCTCACCGCCGTCGCCGGAAGCGGCCGGGCCCGGGTTCTGGGCGTGCTGGGGCGAGGAACTGCCGGCATTGGGGCCAGTCCCGCCGTGCGGCTCCGGCTCCGCCGAAGCACTGCCATCCCTCTTGAAACGTCCCTGCACTAGCGTCGCAACCTCTGGACCAGGCGCCCCTCCGCGTGAACGGAAAGACGGTGTCGGCGTGTTGGGGGGCGTCCTGAATTACGCCACCCAGATGGTCGTAGGTACCGGCGCCGGCTCCCCCTGTCTCGCCGCCACCGGGCGCGCTCTGCGCCCCCTGTGCGCCGGCTCGATCCCGCGGCGGTCCGAGGAATTCCAGCACAGTGCAGGATCTGCAACAAGGCCCGTTGGCCAGGCTGTGACATCCGTGACACCACGTGAGGGTGAAGTTACGGGATGTAGAAAGTGTTTCCCCATAAGGCGGACATAACCGTGTGAACCCCAGGGGCAGTGGCGTTGTCCCAGTCGCCATGATCAGGAGCGGAATGAGCGCTTCAGATTACTTATGTCCGTTTCATAGTGGTCAAATGGAGGCCCGAAATGACCGAAATAACCCTGAACCCGTGAGCAAACTCACACGCCGGTCATGCGACCTTCACGCGTTCACCGGGAATCGCGTGTTTAGCCTGACCCTTTACAGGGATGGCACATCCGACAAAACCGCGCCCGCGCGGAGGGCCTTCAACGGCCTCCCCGGCGCCCCGAGACGACAGGGTCACGTACAACAGTGAAGACGACGACGATGTTCCACAAGATCGCCAACCCGAGGCGCACGACGCTGGCGCACCTCAAGGACGCCGACGAACTGCAGCTCCCGGAGCAGCAGGAGCACTCCGTCGATCTCCCTGCCCAGACTGCCAACCCCAAGCGCACCGTCCTCATGGAGGCGCCGCTCGCCGCCTCCGTCGCGGAATAGATCCACGGGATCCAGGAGATCACCGCCGATCTCCGCGATCACATACGGGCGCCGGCCGCCGAATGCTCAAGCCGCCGGCCACGGATGTCAAGGGCGTCCCCGGCCGGGGGCGCCCTTCCCGCGTTAGCCTGGAGCGTCACACTCCAGCCAGCTCAGTCAAGGGGCCAACCAACCCGTGCGCATCGCCAGGTTCTCCATCGACGGCAACGTCGCCTTCGGCGCGGTCGAGGGGGCCGAGCCGGACGAGCTCGTCCTCGACATCATCAAGGGCATCCCGTTCGCGGACTTCGAGCTCTCCGGCACCAAGGTGCCGCTGAGCAAGGTCCGGCTCCTGCCGCCCGTGCTGCCCAACAAGATCGTCGCCTTCGGCCGCAACTACGCCGAGCACGCGCGCGAACTGGGCAACGAGGTCCCCGACGCCCCGTTCGCCTTCTTCAAGCCGTCCACCTCGGTGATCGGCCACGGCGACGACATCCAGTACCCGGCGTTCTCCGAGGAACTGCACCACGAGGCCGAGCTGGCCGTCGTCATCGGCCGGATGTGCCGCGAGGTCCCGCGCGAGCGCGTGGCGGACGTGATCTTCGGCTACACCTGCGCGAACGACGTCACCGCACGGGACGTCCAGCGGCGCGAGAAGCAGTGGGCGCGGGCCAAGGGCTTCGACACCTCCTGCCCGCTCGGCCCCTGGGTGGAGACCGGCCTGGACCTGGCGACCGCGTCCGACCTCACGATCCAGCTCACGGTGGACGGCGGGCAACGCCAGCTCGGCCGCACCAGCGAGATGACCCACTCCATCGCGGATCTGATCGTCAACATCACCGAGGCCATGACGCTGCTCCCCGGCGACGTGATCCTCACGGGCACCCCGGCAGGGGTGGGCCCACTGGCTGTCGGCGACGAGGTCGCCGTCACCATCGAAGGCATCGGCACTCTCACCAACAAGGTTGTCAAGCGTGGTTAGCGCACCCGGTTCTCCCGTACGCGTCCGTTTCTGTCCCTCGCCCACCGGTAACCCGCACGTGGGACTGGTCCGCACCGCCCTGTTCAACTGGGCGTTCGCCAAGCACCACCAGGGCACCCTGGTCTTCCGCATCGAGGACACCGACGCGGCCCGCGACTCCGAGGACTCGTACCGCCAGCTCCTGGACTCGATGCGCTGGCTCGGCTTCGACTGGGACGAGGGCCCCGAGGTCGACGGCCCGCACGCGCCGTACCGCCAGTCGCAGCGCATGGACCTGTACGAGGACGTCGCGCAGAAGCTCCTGGACGCCGGTCACGCGTACCGCTGCTACTGCTCCCAGGAGGAGCTGGACACCCGCCGCGAGGCCGCCCGCGCCGCCGGCAAGCCGTCCGGCTACGACGGCCACTGCCGCGACCTCACCGAGGCGCAGGCCGAGGAGTACCGGGCGCAGGGCCGTACGCCCATCGTCCGCTTCCGCATGCCCGACGAGACGATCACCTTCACGGACCTGGTCCGCGGCGAGCTGACGTTCACCCCGGAGAACGTGCCCGACTACGGCATCGTCCGCGCGAACGGCGCCCCGCTGTACACGCTGGTCAACCCGGTCGACGACGCCCTGATGGAGATCACCCACGTCCTGCGCGGCGAGGACCTGCTCTCCTCCACGCCCCGCCAGGTCGCCCTCTACAAGGCGCTGACCGAGCTGGGCATCGCGAAGTCCGTGCCCGCCTTCGGCCACCTGCCGTACGTGATGGGCGAGGGCAACAAGAAGCTCTCCAAGCGCGACCCCGAGTCGTCCCTCAACCTGTACCGCGAGCGTGGCTTCCTCCCCGAGGGCCTGCTCAACTACCTCTCGCTGCTCGGCTGGTCGCTCTCGGCCGACCAGGACATCTTCACGATGGACGAGATGGTCGCCGCCTTCGAAGTCACGGACGTCAACCCCAACCCGGCGCGCTTCGACCTCAAGAAGTGCGAGGCGATCAACGCCGACCACATCCGTCTGCTCGACGTGAAGGACTTCACCGAGCGCTGCGCCCCCTGGCTGCAGGCCCCTCTCGCCCCCTGGGCGCCGGAGGCCTTCGACGAGGCGAAGTGGCAGGCGATCGCCCCGCACGCGCAGACCCGGCTCAAGGTCCTCTCCGAGATCACCGACAACGTCGACTTCCTCTTCCTGCCCGAGCCGGTCGCCGACGAGGTGTCCTGGGCGAAGGCGATGAAGGAGGGCAGCGACGCGCTGCTCAGGACGGCCCGCGAGAAGCTCGAGTCGGCCGACTGGACCTCCGCCGAGTCCCTGAAGGAGGCCGTCCTGGCCGCCGGGGAGGCCCACGGCCTCAAGCTCGGCAAGGCCCAGGCGCCGGTCCGCGTCGCCGTGACCGGCCGCACCGTCGGCCTGCCCCTCTTCGAGTCGCTGGAAGTCCTCGGCAGGGAGAAGACCCTGGCCCGCATCGACGCGGCGCTGGCGAAGCTCGCGGCGTAACGCCCGGGCACGCGTGAGGGGCGGCCCCCGGGATTACCGGGTGCCGCCCCTCACGCGGTCACCTCAGAGTGCGTCGGTCTCGTCGATCAGGTAGTGGGTCTCGTCGAAGATCCAGACCACGACCACGACCATGATCGCGCCCGCCACGACGTACTCCAGCATCACACCGGGGGCGACGTATGCCTTACGGAGATTCTCGTCCGGGCCCAGCGGCGCGGTCGAGGCCTTGCGGAACGGATCCCGCGACAGTATCCGCACGGCCCGGTCGAGCTGGGCCTGGCGAGAGACCGGCAAGGTGTCGTAGGCCGCACGCGCCTCAAGGGTGAACTGGACTCGGTACTCGCTCATGTCCTCAGTGTGCCAGCCCGCGATACCGTCGGGGACATGAGTATTCGCGCCGTGGTCTGGGACGTTGACGACACTCTCTTCGACTACACGACCGCCGACCGCGAGGGCATGCGGGCGTATCTCACCACCGAGCGGCTGCTCGACCGGTTCGGCACGGCGGAGGAGGCCGTCGCGCGCTGGCGGGAGGTGACCGACCAGCAGTGGGCGCGGTTCTCCGCGGGCGGCATCACCTTCGAGGACCAGCGCCGCGACCGGGTACGGGCGTTCCTGGAACGGCCCGAGCTGACCGACGCGGAGACCGACGCCTGGTTCCGGCGGTACATCGCGCACTACGAGGCCGCCTGGTCGCTCTTCCCCGACGTCCTGCCCGTGCTCGACGCGCTCGCCGCCAGTCACCGCCACGCCGTGCTCTCCAACTCCAGCATCCACGTGCAGGACCACAAGCTGCGCGCCCTCGGCGTCCACGACCGCTTCGAGGTCATCCTGTGCGCCGCTGAACTCGGCGTCTCCAAACCGGAGGCCGGCGCGTTCCTCGCGGCCTGCGAGGCCCTGTCGCTGCCCCCGCACCAGGTGGCCTACGTCGGGGACCACCCGGAGATCGACGGACGGGGCGCCGCCG
It includes:
- a CDS encoding fumarylacetoacetate hydrolase family protein; this translates as MRIARFSIDGNVAFGAVEGAEPDELVLDIIKGIPFADFELSGTKVPLSKVRLLPPVLPNKIVAFGRNYAEHARELGNEVPDAPFAFFKPSTSVIGHGDDIQYPAFSEELHHEAELAVVIGRMCREVPRERVADVIFGYTCANDVTARDVQRREKQWARAKGFDTSCPLGPWVETGLDLATASDLTIQLTVDGGQRQLGRTSEMTHSIADLIVNITEAMTLLPGDVILTGTPAGVGPLAVGDEVAVTIEGIGTLTNKVVKRG
- a CDS encoding sensor histidine kinase, coding for MQGRFKRDGSASAEPEPHGGTGPNAGSSSPQHAQNPGPAASGDGGERHGRPGSSASSSPLPPTPTAKPPAGGPGPRVALRNWRISTRLVALLTLPVVAATTLGALRIDQSMDDIKQLDNMKLLTDMTKQATELAVQLQNERDHSAGPLSHGTKATDFGITGYREKTDRAVTDFQDASEEIDAASTDGNLQGVRDSLVGLLSDLGNLAKIRSTAYSEPKNSTQTVEAYHRLITSLLDLSQDMAQATSNPEMIQRTRALSAFSAAKEYASVQRAVLASALPVQNTVYGDLSENDRQYAEAALQNEDSELASFRSIYGNDGADELLRPIERGNPVIEEADTYANRALSSDTGLQSQDKRSYKDWIDDSSTKIAQMANIEHGLLEDMEQKARELRAESEREAIISGALILLVLGVSLVGAFVVARSMIRSLRRLQETATKVAQDRLPELVKQLSESDPQDVDTSVESVGVHSRDEIGQVAAAFDDVHREAVRLAAEQALLRGNVNAMFTNLSRRSQGLIQRQLSLISELESREADPDQLSSLFKLDHLATRMRRNGENLLVLAGEEPGRRWTRPVPLVDVLRAAASEVEQYERIELSSVPTTEVAGRVVNDLVHLLAELLENATSFSSPQTKVKVTGHALPDGRVLIEIHDTGIGLSPEDLAAINERLASPPTVDVSVSRRMGLFVVGRLSQRHGIRIQLRPSDSGGTTALVMLPVDVAQGGNKPQPKPGQGGVAGGPAAAQAAAGVAAARRQGGALGAGPGAGGRLAGGQGPRAALPGRDGGGRPGGQPPRGPQQPPAAPPQGRPAPAGAGFGGQAPGAPQGRQAANGSTQGMDMFGGRPPQQRPDNAEQGGRGRQPQLPPRGGPRAELPGGNPQPRVTSWGDENARPPVPRTPLDAPRGHEEPDVAQTSRMPRIDDRQGPGATAEIPAVPRTDERQGQGGPADFSRPADFGRPADFDRAADFGRPAANGPQNTGQFPAVGNPQDTGRFQRPDTGQFERPGAGGRPGDNGYTRSDVFGAPGGQNAPATPDHFAPQGYDNGSTGQFASPGYDGSSTGQHSLPGRQDPSSTGQFPAPQSNGYGAAHQPVPQRPAGRPEPEALPPAAGPGDGRTPLYDTLETNWFHGQQASGAAPSPAPQQEQQPQAPAASQRPAAGPASWRTSPNDELVRQAERVRQPAAGGVTTSGLPRRVPRANLVPGTAQQQQHQTGPQVSRTPDDVRGRLTNLRRGIAQGRQAGNGSTGSFPSPTHQQER
- the gltX gene encoding glutamate--tRNA ligase; its protein translation is MVSAPGSPVRVRFCPSPTGNPHVGLVRTALFNWAFAKHHQGTLVFRIEDTDAARDSEDSYRQLLDSMRWLGFDWDEGPEVDGPHAPYRQSQRMDLYEDVAQKLLDAGHAYRCYCSQEELDTRREAARAAGKPSGYDGHCRDLTEAQAEEYRAQGRTPIVRFRMPDETITFTDLVRGELTFTPENVPDYGIVRANGAPLYTLVNPVDDALMEITHVLRGEDLLSSTPRQVALYKALTELGIAKSVPAFGHLPYVMGEGNKKLSKRDPESSLNLYRERGFLPEGLLNYLSLLGWSLSADQDIFTMDEMVAAFEVTDVNPNPARFDLKKCEAINADHIRLLDVKDFTERCAPWLQAPLAPWAPEAFDEAKWQAIAPHAQTRLKVLSEITDNVDFLFLPEPVADEVSWAKAMKEGSDALLRTAREKLESADWTSAESLKEAVLAAGEAHGLKLGKAQAPVRVAVTGRTVGLPLFESLEVLGREKTLARIDAALAKLAA